A DNA window from Macadamia integrifolia cultivar HAES 741 chromosome 4, SCU_Mint_v3, whole genome shotgun sequence contains the following coding sequences:
- the LOC122076069 gene encoding uncharacterized protein LOC122076069 yields the protein MERFFGSAYRGDTGVPHSGSERFTNIWIGSAAFSVLTFFDPYMWQLSNQYNWHDKAMLFEQYHWKKALEKREPYKFKWNQYMDKDLRESYYFNWPVYFP from the exons ATGGAGAGGTTTTTCGGCAGCGCATACCGAGGAGACACAGGGGTGCCACATTCCGGGTCGGAACGATTCACAAACATATGGATTGGCTCGGCTGCTTTCTCTGTTCTCACCTTTTTTGATCCCTACATGTGGCAGCTCTCAAATCAGTATAA CTGGCATGATAAGGCAATGCTATTTGAGCAGTACCACTGGAAGAAAGCACTGGAGAAAAGGGAGCCCTACAAGTTCAAA TGGAATCAGTACATGGACAAGGACCTGCGCGAGTCTTACTATTTCAATTGGCCCGTCTACTTTCCTTAG
- the LOC122075297 gene encoding transcription initiation factor TFIID subunit 8-like, with the protein MSDGGGESGRENKDNDAKRRSVGGDDFGRAIAKIAVAQILENAGFQSFQQSALEALSDITIRYLRDLGKTAHFYSNLAGRAHCNVFDIIQGLEDLGTSQGFSGASDVNRCLAGSGIVQDITQYVSLAEEIPFARPVPHFPVIRNRRPSPTFLQIEETPPGKHIPSWLPAFPDPHTYVHTPVWNERATDARSDKIEQARQRRKAERSLLSLQQRLAFNGSAASAAVDPADAGRLKRAAESNPFLAPPLQFGEKDVSPVAPPAQLSNEVVSEKRVSVLDTFAPAIEAAKSGFCDSADGESKDLPNKRPSVHFKLGIGKKFLAAPLDLDLHSKSVGKTAPWFGRDDEKDDKKRRAEQILKESMENPQELAQL; encoded by the coding sequence ATGAGTGATGGAGGTGGGGAGAGTGGAAGAGAGAACAAAGACAACGACGCCAAGAGGAGATCAGTTGGAGGCGACGATTTTGGCCGGGCTATTGCCAAGATTGCTGTTGCGCAAATATTGGAGAACGCAGGCTTTCAGAGCTTCCAACAGTCTGCTCTTGAAGCTCTCTCTGACATCACCATTCGTTACCTTCGTGACTTGggcaagactgctcatttttaCTCCAATTTAGCTGGTAGAGCGCATTGTAACGTCTTCGATATCATTCAGGGGCTTGAAGATTTGGGAACCTCACAAGGTTTTTCCGGTGCATCAGATGTCAATCGTTGCCTTGCAGGTTCGGGCATAGTTCAAGATATTACGCAGTATGTGAGCTTGGCGGAGGAGATTCCATTTGCGCGACCTGTTCCACATTTCCCCGTCATCAGAAACAGGAGACCGTCCCCAACTTTTCTGCAAATCGAAGAGACACCGCCTGGCAAGCACATTCCCTCTTGGTTACCTGCATTCCCCGATCCCCACACGTATGTTCACACTCCTGTGTGGAATGAGAGGGCAACGGATGCTCGTTCAGATAAAATTGAACAGGCGAGGCAGCGAAGGAAAGCGGAACGGTCTCTGCTGAGTTTACAGCAGCGATTGGCTTTCAATGGTTCGGCGGCCTCTGCCGCAGTGGATCCTGCAGATGCGGGGAGGCTGAAACGAGCTGCGGAGAGTAACCCATTTCTTGCTCCACCTCTGCAGTTTGGCGAGAAAGATGTGTCTCCTGTTGCTCCCCCCGCACAGCTTTCTAACGAAGTGGTTTCAGAGAAAAGAGTTTCGGTGTTGGATACTTTTGCTCCTGCTATTGAAGCTGCAAAGAGTGGGTTTTGTGATTCTGCAGATGGTGAAAGCAAGGACCTCCCTAACAAGAGACCCAGTGTGCATTTCAAGCTTGGGATTGGGAAGAAATTTTTAGCTGCACCTCTTGATTTGGATCTTCATAGTAAGAGTGTGGGGAAAACAGCTCCATGGTTTGGGAGGGACGATGAGAAGGACGACAAGAAGAGGAGAGCGGAGCAAATTCTGAAGGAATCCATGGAAAACCCACAAGAACTTGCTCAGTTGTAA
- the LOC122076737 gene encoding protein LONGIFOLIA 1-like isoform X1, whose translation MSAKLLHALTDDNPDLQKQIGCMTGIFQIFDRHHVHTGRRITSSSHKRLPAGHLHPNHGSHGMEPNNNEHNLPSITERNPNRNVHENRRVSMESSRTSFSSSSCSSSFSSLDCNKSSQLEFSSVDQTILTETPLRDPHPPMNHPNASPQIGRQSLDLRDVVKESIYRESRGLSVKTTTKEAASRAVKHRDSPRPLPLSKSVDGSYGVGINGKPRMPVDLNESLRVLAKLREAPSFFNEARESPRSSYEAKDVSLFQVSRDAPRFSYDGREIPRRSFESRDTSKSTTKLRELPRLSLDSREGSMRGSSKNTKSDSFLKDLKMNSGNSNDRITNSQQEPGLCKRPPSVVAKLMGLEALPNPISVTDSRAGFVKTSSSRHLEPFSVSSKAVDESTQSRVSGSPRSSLKDPMSPRLRCPDSVMKPITSSRCPIEPAPWRQQDGVRGSQKPAFKNWDSPSRPLNSSPSVYSEIEKRLKDLEFKQSDKDLRALKQILEAMQAKGLLETKKVQDQGTNLKSEKDYGPIHTSFNQSPRFTNRRNPQNNHQLSDSVEGNNSSQAFESPIVIMKPAKFIEKSGLPASSVIPIDGLSGLRKPRSGNSGDNRKAPASRQAAKDLPPKQSPRELANKTLCSSDKRSNGRTLTSMQALSRPQQLHKETNGSPVKSSGSVSPKLHQRRLELEKRSARPPIPSSDASKTRRKSLRQPTDSGSPGGKCRPKSPNLQQSDDQSSELSSETRNLSHLGDDISVLSDSNISSGSHMDVEVTSADRSAEINCNFFQQGSLSSPKMVAKNPISSCKQKISSARLSEDGGSMAELATVAPEQPSPVSVLDASFYRDDLPSPVKNTLIVFKDGETPNSDDNPGEDGWNPMGLDQLSDSKGSNFSSDINRKKLENIENLVQKLRKLNSNHNEATTDYIASLCENSNPDHRYISEILLASGLLLRDLSSGLMSIQLHPSGHPINPDLFFVLEQTKASTGILADKCNSEKSIRSRPNQEKLHRKLVFDAVNEILVRKLTSTVPSPEPWIRANKLAGRTLNAQQLLKELCSELDQLQANNSVCSFDEEDDSLKSILWEDVMHQSENWTDFRKDVSGVVLDVERSIFKNLIDEVVNGEAEAASLRTKQSRRCRKLFSK comes from the exons ATGTCTGCAAAGCTTTTACATGCCTTGACAGATGACAATCCAGACCTGCAGAAGCAAATTGGATGCATGACTGGAATCTTTCAGATCTTCGATCGCCACCATGTCCACACTGGCAGGCGGATCACTAGCTCCAGTCACAAAAGGCTTCCTGCAG GTCACTTGCACCCCAATCATGGCAGCCATGGAATGGAGCCTAATAATAATGAACATAATCTACCATCAATTACA GAAAGAAATCCCAACAGGAACGTCCATGAGAATCGAAGAGTTTCAATGGAGTCATCCAGGACATCCTTTTCATCCTCCTCTTGCTCATCTTCATTCTCCTCTCTTGATTGTAACAAGTCATCTCAACTTGAGTTCTCTTCCGTTGACCAAACCATTTTGACAGAAACACCTTTGAGGGACCCCCACCCGCCTATGAACCACCCCAATGCTTCTCCACAGATAGGGCGACAATCCCTTGACTTACGTGATGTGGTTAAGGAATCAATCTACAGAGAATCCCGTGGTTTATCTGTTAAAACTACAACCAAAGAAGCAGCAAGCCGCGCTGTCAAGCACAGAGATTCCCCAAGGCCTTTGCCACTTTCTAAATCAGTTGATGGATCTTATGGTGTCGgaatcaatgggaagcccagAATGCCTGTTGATCTCAATGAGTCACTCAGAGTTCTTGCTAAACTTCGAGAAgccccttctttttttaatgaagcCAGAGAATCACCAAGGTCATCATACGAAGCAAAAGATGTTTCTTTGTTTCAAGTTTCCAGGGATGCCCCTCGGTTCTCCTACGATGGGCGAGAGATACCTCGTCGATCTTTTGAGTCACGAGACACCTCCAAATCTACCACAAAGTTGAGAGAGCTACCAAGGCTCTCCTTGGACAGCAGGGAAGGTTCAATGAGGGGTTCTAGCAAAAATACAAAATCAGATTCTTTTTTGAAGGATCTAAAGATGAATAGTGGCAACTCTAATGACAGAATCACAAACTCACAGCAAGAACCAGGACTGTGCAAAAGGCCTCCTAGTGTTGTAGCAAAGTTGATGGGCTTGGAAGCATTGCCCAATCCCATCTCTGTCACCGACAGTCGGGCAGGGTTTGTTAAAACCTCCTCCAGTAGGCACCTTGAGCCTTTCTCAGTATCATCAAAAGCAGTAGATGAAAGTACACAAAGTCGAGTATCTGGCTCCCCCAGGAGCTCCCTCAAAGACCCCATGTCGCCACGATTGAGATGTCCTGATTCAGTCATGAAACCCATTACAAGTTCAAGGTGTCCAATTGAACCAGCTCCTTGGAGACAGCAGGATGGTGTGCGTGGTTCTCAAAAACCGGCATTCAAGAATTGGGACTCCCCTTCAAGGCCACTGAACTCATCTCCAAGTGTTTATAGTGAGATTGAAAAAAGGCTCAAAGATCTTGAATTTAAACAATCAGATAAGGATCTCAGAGCTCTGAAACAGATACTGGAAGCAATGCAGGCTAAGGGGCTTCTGGAAACCAAaaaggtacaagatcaaggtaCCAACTTAAAGTCTGAAAAAGACTATGGCCCAATCCACACCAGTTTCAACCAGAGTCCAAGATTCACAAACAGGAGAAATCCACAGAATAACCACCAGCTATCTGACTCAGTAGAAGGAAATAATTCTTCACAGGCATTTGAATCCCCAATTGTGATAATGAAACCAGCAAAATTTATCGAGAAATCTGGTCTGCCTGCTTCATCAGTTATTCCAATTGATGGATTATCTGGTCTTCGTAAGCCCCGAAGTGGTAATTCTGGAGATAATAGAAAGGCTCCGGCTAGCAGACAAGCTGCGAAGGACTTGCCTCCAAAACAATCTCCTAGAGAGCTTGCAAATAAAACTCTATGTTCCTCGGATAAGAGAAGTAATGGGAGAACCTTGACATCAATGCAGGCTTTAAGCAGGCCTCAACAGTTGCACAAAGAAACTAATGGAAGCCCTGTGAAAAGCTCAGGATCTGTTAGCCCAAAGCTACATCAAAGGAGGCTTGAGTTGGAGAAGCGTTCTGCTCGTCCCCCTATCCCTTCATCAGATGCTAgcaaaacaagaaggaaaagtcTTAGGCAGCCAACAGATTCAGGTTCCCCAGGTGGAAAATGTAGGCCAAAATCACCCAACTTGCAACAAAGTGATGACCAATCAAGTGAACTAAGTAGTGAAACGAGAAATTTGAGTCATCTAGGAGATGATATTTCTGTGCTATCAGACAGCAACATCAGCTCAGGCTCACATATGGATGTGGAAGTGACAAGCGCTGACAGATCTGCTGAGATCAACTGCAACTTTTTCCAGCAAGGTAGCCTGAGTTCACCGAAAATGGTAGCTAAGAATCCAATTTCTAGCTGCAAACAGAAG ATATCATCAGCCAGGTTGAGTGAAGACGGCGGTTCAATGGCAGAACTTGCAACTGTTGCTCCTGAACAACCAAGTCCTGTTTCTGTTTTAGATGCCTCGTTTTACAGAGATGATTTGCCGTCTCCTGTGAAGAATACATTGATTGTCTTCAAAG ATGGTGAGACTCCAAACTCTGATGATAATCCTGGTGAAGATGGATGGAACCCAATGGGTCTTGACCAGTTGTCTGACAGCAAAGGATCCAATTTTAGCTCAGACATCAATCGAAAGAAGTTGGAAAACATTGAGAACTTAGTTCAGAAACTTAGAAAACTGAACTCGAATCACAATGAAGCCACAACAGATTACATTGCATCACTTTGTGAGAACTCAAACCCTGACCACAGATACATCTCTGAGATATTGCTAGCCTCAGGCCTGCTCCTCAGAGACCTGAGCTCTGGGTTGATGAGCATTCAATTACACCCGTCAGGGCACCCAATCAACCCTGACTTGTTCTTTGTCCTAGAGCAAACTAAGGCAAGCACTGGGATCCTAGCAGACAAGTGCAATAGTGAAAAGTCTATTCGATCAAGACCCAACCAAGAGAAGCTCCACAGGAAGCTCGTGTTTGATGCTGTTAACGAGATTCTTGTTCGGAAGTTGACTTCCACAGTCCCTTCACCTGAACCATGGATCCGTGCCAATAAACTGGCAGGTAGGACTTTGAATGCACAGCAACTTCTGAAGGAGTTATGTTCTGAGTTAGATCAGCTGCAGGCCAACAACTCAGTCTGCAGCTTCGATGAAGAGGATGACAGTTTGAAAAGCATCTTATGGGAGGATGTGATGCATCAATCAGAGAATTGGACAGATTTCCGCAAGGATGTTTCAGGGGTTGTACTGGATGTTGAGAGATCCATATTCAAAAATTTAATTGATGAGGTAGTGAATGGTGAGGCTGAAGCGGCTAGTCTGCGAACCAAGCAAAGCAGGCGATGCAGGAAACTATTTTCCAAGTGA
- the LOC122076737 gene encoding protein LONGIFOLIA 1-like isoform X2: protein MSTLAGGSLAPVTKGFLQVQFFYFSTGHLHPNHGSHGMEPNNNEHNLPSITERNPNRNVHENRRVSMESSRTSFSSSSCSSSFSSLDCNKSSQLEFSSVDQTILTETPLRDPHPPMNHPNASPQIGRQSLDLRDVVKESIYRESRGLSVKTTTKEAASRAVKHRDSPRPLPLSKSVDGSYGVGINGKPRMPVDLNESLRVLAKLREAPSFFNEARESPRSSYEAKDVSLFQVSRDAPRFSYDGREIPRRSFESRDTSKSTTKLRELPRLSLDSREGSMRGSSKNTKSDSFLKDLKMNSGNSNDRITNSQQEPGLCKRPPSVVAKLMGLEALPNPISVTDSRAGFVKTSSSRHLEPFSVSSKAVDESTQSRVSGSPRSSLKDPMSPRLRCPDSVMKPITSSRCPIEPAPWRQQDGVRGSQKPAFKNWDSPSRPLNSSPSVYSEIEKRLKDLEFKQSDKDLRALKQILEAMQAKGLLETKKVQDQGTNLKSEKDYGPIHTSFNQSPRFTNRRNPQNNHQLSDSVEGNNSSQAFESPIVIMKPAKFIEKSGLPASSVIPIDGLSGLRKPRSGNSGDNRKAPASRQAAKDLPPKQSPRELANKTLCSSDKRSNGRTLTSMQALSRPQQLHKETNGSPVKSSGSVSPKLHQRRLELEKRSARPPIPSSDASKTRRKSLRQPTDSGSPGGKCRPKSPNLQQSDDQSSELSSETRNLSHLGDDISVLSDSNISSGSHMDVEVTSADRSAEINCNFFQQGSLSSPKMVAKNPISSCKQKISSARLSEDGGSMAELATVAPEQPSPVSVLDASFYRDDLPSPVKNTLIVFKDGETPNSDDNPGEDGWNPMGLDQLSDSKGSNFSSDINRKKLENIENLVQKLRKLNSNHNEATTDYIASLCENSNPDHRYISEILLASGLLLRDLSSGLMSIQLHPSGHPINPDLFFVLEQTKASTGILADKCNSEKSIRSRPNQEKLHRKLVFDAVNEILVRKLTSTVPSPEPWIRANKLAGRTLNAQQLLKELCSELDQLQANNSVCSFDEEDDSLKSILWEDVMHQSENWTDFRKDVSGVVLDVERSIFKNLIDEVVNGEAEAASLRTKQSRRCRKLFSK, encoded by the exons ATGTCCACACTGGCAGGCGGATCACTAGCTCCAGTCACAAAAGGCTTCCTGCAG GTCCAATTCTTCTATTTCTCTACAGGTCACTTGCACCCCAATCATGGCAGCCATGGAATGGAGCCTAATAATAATGAACATAATCTACCATCAATTACA GAAAGAAATCCCAACAGGAACGTCCATGAGAATCGAAGAGTTTCAATGGAGTCATCCAGGACATCCTTTTCATCCTCCTCTTGCTCATCTTCATTCTCCTCTCTTGATTGTAACAAGTCATCTCAACTTGAGTTCTCTTCCGTTGACCAAACCATTTTGACAGAAACACCTTTGAGGGACCCCCACCCGCCTATGAACCACCCCAATGCTTCTCCACAGATAGGGCGACAATCCCTTGACTTACGTGATGTGGTTAAGGAATCAATCTACAGAGAATCCCGTGGTTTATCTGTTAAAACTACAACCAAAGAAGCAGCAAGCCGCGCTGTCAAGCACAGAGATTCCCCAAGGCCTTTGCCACTTTCTAAATCAGTTGATGGATCTTATGGTGTCGgaatcaatgggaagcccagAATGCCTGTTGATCTCAATGAGTCACTCAGAGTTCTTGCTAAACTTCGAGAAgccccttctttttttaatgaagcCAGAGAATCACCAAGGTCATCATACGAAGCAAAAGATGTTTCTTTGTTTCAAGTTTCCAGGGATGCCCCTCGGTTCTCCTACGATGGGCGAGAGATACCTCGTCGATCTTTTGAGTCACGAGACACCTCCAAATCTACCACAAAGTTGAGAGAGCTACCAAGGCTCTCCTTGGACAGCAGGGAAGGTTCAATGAGGGGTTCTAGCAAAAATACAAAATCAGATTCTTTTTTGAAGGATCTAAAGATGAATAGTGGCAACTCTAATGACAGAATCACAAACTCACAGCAAGAACCAGGACTGTGCAAAAGGCCTCCTAGTGTTGTAGCAAAGTTGATGGGCTTGGAAGCATTGCCCAATCCCATCTCTGTCACCGACAGTCGGGCAGGGTTTGTTAAAACCTCCTCCAGTAGGCACCTTGAGCCTTTCTCAGTATCATCAAAAGCAGTAGATGAAAGTACACAAAGTCGAGTATCTGGCTCCCCCAGGAGCTCCCTCAAAGACCCCATGTCGCCACGATTGAGATGTCCTGATTCAGTCATGAAACCCATTACAAGTTCAAGGTGTCCAATTGAACCAGCTCCTTGGAGACAGCAGGATGGTGTGCGTGGTTCTCAAAAACCGGCATTCAAGAATTGGGACTCCCCTTCAAGGCCACTGAACTCATCTCCAAGTGTTTATAGTGAGATTGAAAAAAGGCTCAAAGATCTTGAATTTAAACAATCAGATAAGGATCTCAGAGCTCTGAAACAGATACTGGAAGCAATGCAGGCTAAGGGGCTTCTGGAAACCAAaaaggtacaagatcaaggtaCCAACTTAAAGTCTGAAAAAGACTATGGCCCAATCCACACCAGTTTCAACCAGAGTCCAAGATTCACAAACAGGAGAAATCCACAGAATAACCACCAGCTATCTGACTCAGTAGAAGGAAATAATTCTTCACAGGCATTTGAATCCCCAATTGTGATAATGAAACCAGCAAAATTTATCGAGAAATCTGGTCTGCCTGCTTCATCAGTTATTCCAATTGATGGATTATCTGGTCTTCGTAAGCCCCGAAGTGGTAATTCTGGAGATAATAGAAAGGCTCCGGCTAGCAGACAAGCTGCGAAGGACTTGCCTCCAAAACAATCTCCTAGAGAGCTTGCAAATAAAACTCTATGTTCCTCGGATAAGAGAAGTAATGGGAGAACCTTGACATCAATGCAGGCTTTAAGCAGGCCTCAACAGTTGCACAAAGAAACTAATGGAAGCCCTGTGAAAAGCTCAGGATCTGTTAGCCCAAAGCTACATCAAAGGAGGCTTGAGTTGGAGAAGCGTTCTGCTCGTCCCCCTATCCCTTCATCAGATGCTAgcaaaacaagaaggaaaagtcTTAGGCAGCCAACAGATTCAGGTTCCCCAGGTGGAAAATGTAGGCCAAAATCACCCAACTTGCAACAAAGTGATGACCAATCAAGTGAACTAAGTAGTGAAACGAGAAATTTGAGTCATCTAGGAGATGATATTTCTGTGCTATCAGACAGCAACATCAGCTCAGGCTCACATATGGATGTGGAAGTGACAAGCGCTGACAGATCTGCTGAGATCAACTGCAACTTTTTCCAGCAAGGTAGCCTGAGTTCACCGAAAATGGTAGCTAAGAATCCAATTTCTAGCTGCAAACAGAAG ATATCATCAGCCAGGTTGAGTGAAGACGGCGGTTCAATGGCAGAACTTGCAACTGTTGCTCCTGAACAACCAAGTCCTGTTTCTGTTTTAGATGCCTCGTTTTACAGAGATGATTTGCCGTCTCCTGTGAAGAATACATTGATTGTCTTCAAAG ATGGTGAGACTCCAAACTCTGATGATAATCCTGGTGAAGATGGATGGAACCCAATGGGTCTTGACCAGTTGTCTGACAGCAAAGGATCCAATTTTAGCTCAGACATCAATCGAAAGAAGTTGGAAAACATTGAGAACTTAGTTCAGAAACTTAGAAAACTGAACTCGAATCACAATGAAGCCACAACAGATTACATTGCATCACTTTGTGAGAACTCAAACCCTGACCACAGATACATCTCTGAGATATTGCTAGCCTCAGGCCTGCTCCTCAGAGACCTGAGCTCTGGGTTGATGAGCATTCAATTACACCCGTCAGGGCACCCAATCAACCCTGACTTGTTCTTTGTCCTAGAGCAAACTAAGGCAAGCACTGGGATCCTAGCAGACAAGTGCAATAGTGAAAAGTCTATTCGATCAAGACCCAACCAAGAGAAGCTCCACAGGAAGCTCGTGTTTGATGCTGTTAACGAGATTCTTGTTCGGAAGTTGACTTCCACAGTCCCTTCACCTGAACCATGGATCCGTGCCAATAAACTGGCAGGTAGGACTTTGAATGCACAGCAACTTCTGAAGGAGTTATGTTCTGAGTTAGATCAGCTGCAGGCCAACAACTCAGTCTGCAGCTTCGATGAAGAGGATGACAGTTTGAAAAGCATCTTATGGGAGGATGTGATGCATCAATCAGAGAATTGGACAGATTTCCGCAAGGATGTTTCAGGGGTTGTACTGGATGTTGAGAGATCCATATTCAAAAATTTAATTGATGAGGTAGTGAATGGTGAGGCTGAAGCGGCTAGTCTGCGAACCAAGCAAAGCAGGCGATGCAGGAAACTATTTTCCAAGTGA